In Alteromonas mediterranea DE, a single genomic region encodes these proteins:
- a CDS encoding glycosyltransferase family 2 protein — protein MLSKVLKPSNLKRLAYRLAKKLIIVPHHQLTETTSENNGSSWVTTGDDPQFIIHPARRIPSRNFSKGWYLLRVKITEANHQSHVGKLYSNLQKGELATVDVPWHSTKFVNRLFYLESNNSMLRFDPCEAETEFTMNTFMISKVPSFIAMRHMKQRLYKLLSHVDDVEEYLDTNRKLNGGTLIETVYEEYNKTFTTGVMEKSYPLWVEFDEPRALEKMKQTFTQAQSEVKFSIILPTYNTDPIYLKECIDSVLQQTHKNWELCIADDASTNAETISTLKSYAQKHANIKLNLLSENGHISKASNAALSMVTSDYVLLLDHDDTLPAHTLSFFAKALTDNTNAKVLYGDEDKVDEQGNRHQPHFKPDWNPDLLLSQNYICHPVVYKTSVLKEIGGFRVGVEGSQDHDLLLRATAGLKHDEVVHLPFILYHWRVIENSTASNASAKSYTTDAGIEAIKDFLDQSGQNASVEKGKYPNTYKVNWALPDEQPLVSLVIPTRDGYDILKQCLESIYEKTSYKNFEIIVVDNQTTCDKTLGLFSEYNSTKANFRVLKWDKPFNYSAINNFAVSQAQGEVVGLINNDIEVINEEWLSEMMSHALRPEIGCVGAKLYYPNDTIQHAGVILGIGGVAGHSHKYFHKSEPGYFTRLHLVQNMSAVTAACLLVRKSVFEEVGGLNEQDLTVAFNDVDFCLKVHTAGYRNLFTPWAELYHHESISRGEEDTPEKVARFNKESDYMKDKWKTLLCNDTAYNPNLSNTHENFSLK, from the coding sequence TTGTTATCAAAAGTACTAAAGCCATCTAATCTCAAACGATTAGCATATCGGCTAGCCAAAAAGTTAATCATTGTCCCTCACCACCAGTTGACTGAAACCACGTCTGAAAATAATGGCTCAAGCTGGGTGACAACCGGTGATGACCCACAGTTTATTATTCATCCTGCTCGCCGAATACCTTCACGAAACTTTTCAAAAGGCTGGTATCTTCTTCGTGTAAAAATCACTGAAGCAAACCATCAGTCGCATGTTGGAAAGCTGTACTCCAACTTACAGAAAGGCGAACTAGCCACCGTTGACGTACCTTGGCACAGCACCAAATTCGTGAACCGCCTTTTCTATCTTGAAAGTAACAATAGCATGCTTCGCTTTGACCCCTGTGAGGCGGAAACCGAGTTCACCATGAATACTTTCATGATTTCGAAGGTGCCGTCTTTCATTGCCATGCGGCACATGAAACAAAGGCTATATAAGCTGCTCAGTCATGTCGATGATGTAGAAGAATACCTTGATACAAATCGTAAGCTTAACGGTGGAACGTTAATAGAGACAGTATACGAAGAATACAATAAAACCTTTACCACAGGTGTTATGGAAAAAAGCTATCCGCTTTGGGTAGAGTTCGACGAGCCGCGTGCATTAGAGAAAATGAAGCAAACTTTCACTCAAGCGCAATCTGAAGTGAAATTTTCTATTATTCTTCCTACTTACAATACTGACCCTATTTATTTAAAAGAGTGTATCGATTCTGTTCTGCAGCAAACTCACAAAAATTGGGAACTATGTATTGCCGACGATGCGTCGACCAACGCCGAAACTATCAGTACTTTAAAATCGTACGCACAAAAGCACGCCAATATAAAACTGAACTTGCTGAGCGAAAACGGGCATATATCTAAAGCAAGTAACGCCGCTTTAAGCATGGTAACTAGCGATTACGTTTTACTGCTTGACCATGACGATACGTTACCTGCTCACACGCTATCCTTCTTTGCAAAAGCTTTAACAGATAACACAAACGCGAAAGTGCTTTATGGCGACGAAGATAAAGTAGACGAGCAGGGTAATCGTCATCAGCCACACTTTAAACCTGATTGGAACCCCGATTTACTATTAAGCCAAAACTACATATGTCACCCGGTAGTGTACAAAACAAGTGTGCTTAAAGAGATAGGTGGATTTAGGGTTGGTGTGGAAGGTTCGCAAGATCACGATTTACTATTGCGTGCGACCGCCGGCCTTAAGCATGATGAAGTTGTACATTTACCTTTCATTCTTTACCACTGGCGCGTTATTGAGAACTCGACAGCCTCGAATGCTTCAGCTAAGTCTTATACGACCGATGCGGGCATTGAAGCTATAAAGGACTTTCTTGACCAATCAGGCCAGAATGCTTCAGTGGAAAAAGGTAAGTACCCAAATACGTATAAAGTTAATTGGGCGTTGCCAGATGAGCAACCACTCGTTAGCTTGGTCATTCCTACAAGAGATGGTTATGACATTTTAAAGCAGTGTTTAGAGTCTATTTATGAAAAGACGTCATACAAGAACTTCGAAATTATTGTTGTAGATAACCAAACGACCTGTGATAAGACATTGGGTCTCTTCAGTGAGTACAATAGTACCAAAGCTAATTTCAGAGTCTTGAAATGGGACAAGCCGTTTAACTATTCTGCGATTAACAATTTTGCAGTTTCGCAAGCCCAAGGTGAAGTAGTTGGCTTAATTAACAACGATATTGAAGTTATAAACGAAGAATGGCTATCAGAGATGATGTCGCATGCTCTAAGGCCTGAAATTGGCTGTGTAGGTGCGAAGCTTTATTATCCTAACGATACTATTCAACACGCTGGTGTAATACTTGGCATTGGTGGGGTTGCCGGTCACTCTCACAAGTACTTTCATAAGAGCGAACCTGGTTATTTTACGCGCCTTCATCTTGTTCAAAATATGTCCGCAGTTACAGCAGCATGCTTACTAGTCCGTAAGTCTGTGTTTGAAGAAGTTGGCGGATTAAACGAGCAAGACTTAACAGTGGCCTTTAATGATGTGGATTTTTGCTTAAAAGTTCATACCGCAGGTTACCGAAACTTATTCACACCATGGGCCGAGCTTTATCATCATGAATCAATAAGTCGCGGTGAAGAAGATACGCCGGAGAAGGTGGCGCGATTTAACAAAGAAAGTGATTATATGAAGGATAAGTGGAAAACGCTATTGTGCAATGACACCGCTTATAACCCTAATTTGTCCAATACACATGAAAACTTTTCGCTTAAATAG
- a CDS encoding glycosyltransferase family 2 protein: MKNFLKRLGLLKEAGKRKQRVKPYFKFVSKETNNKKAGMGISIRSLVKEDVSPLKGSELAFIIQEIKKGNKELTRLLGIKSKDLDNHIKIRVSLDTAKALVSRCASSTDVTSLVTLILNHADFPVNEFIMHENLAPEIFRDLAILFRTVNKSTSFWLIARAKMLRPDGPVISELFESISEEYIATLNVGIGVITYNRKDHLAKTVEAIKAFTTGDYQLVVADDGSKDDTVEWCQQNNVPHTYCANKGVVRNKNRALYYLNEVKKVDVLILLEDDCRPNKENWQKEWVIAALLWGHINYAHKRIIKKEDAVVSGTGSSTLPYLCRLVTGQCTACSKDAMDNIGYLDPRFSGYGAGHVEWTERFIRQGYNGSTEKHWVYPAINTGLNSDDAPTFKNPEQLEKNRALKKKISKDAHKREPWVNTDEENEFLEEIESIKDQ, translated from the coding sequence ATGAAAAACTTTTTGAAAAGATTAGGCCTTCTCAAAGAAGCCGGCAAACGAAAGCAACGGGTGAAACCTTACTTTAAATTTGTAAGTAAAGAGACCAATAACAAAAAGGCTGGTATGGGTATCAGTATTCGAAGCCTCGTTAAAGAAGATGTTTCCCCCCTAAAGGGCTCTGAACTTGCCTTTATCATACAAGAAATAAAAAAAGGTAATAAAGAACTCACTAGGCTCCTTGGCATAAAAAGTAAGGATCTTGATAATCACATCAAAATCAGAGTGTCTTTAGATACAGCAAAAGCACTAGTTTCTCGTTGTGCATCATCTACTGACGTCACTTCACTAGTTACATTAATATTGAATCACGCAGATTTTCCAGTTAATGAATTCATTATGCATGAAAATTTGGCCCCTGAGATTTTCAGAGACTTAGCGATACTTTTTAGAACTGTTAATAAGAGTACAAGCTTTTGGTTAATAGCAAGAGCTAAAATGCTTCGTCCAGACGGGCCGGTTATATCTGAATTGTTTGAATCAATATCAGAGGAATATATTGCAACGCTTAATGTAGGCATTGGAGTTATCACATACAATAGAAAAGACCATTTAGCAAAAACTGTCGAAGCCATCAAAGCCTTCACAACAGGTGATTATCAACTTGTTGTTGCTGACGACGGCAGTAAAGACGATACAGTAGAATGGTGTCAACAAAATAACGTACCTCATACTTATTGTGCGAATAAAGGCGTTGTGCGAAACAAAAACAGGGCTTTGTATTATCTCAACGAAGTCAAAAAAGTTGATGTTTTAATTTTGCTAGAGGACGACTGTCGGCCGAATAAAGAAAACTGGCAAAAAGAGTGGGTGATTGCTGCGCTTTTATGGGGTCACATTAATTATGCGCATAAGCGAATAATCAAAAAAGAAGATGCAGTGGTTTCTGGTACTGGATCGAGTACTTTACCGTATCTTTGCAGGTTGGTAACAGGGCAATGTACAGCTTGTAGCAAGGATGCAATGGATAATATAGGGTACTTGGATCCAAGGTTTAGTGGCTATGGTGCCGGACATGTCGAGTGGACAGAGAGGTTCATCCGGCAGGGGTACAATGGCAGCACGGAAAAACACTGGGTGTACCCTGCAATCAACACTGGCTTAAATTCTGATGACGCACCAACTTTCAAAAATCCCGAGCAGTTAGAAAAAAACAGAGCGCTGAAGAAAAAAATAAGCAAAGATGCTCACAAGCGTGAACCTTGGGTAAATACTGATGAAGAAAATGAGTTTCTTGAAGAAATAGAATCTATTAAAGATCAATAA